Genomic window (Eptesicus fuscus isolate TK198812 chromosome 17, DD_ASM_mEF_20220401, whole genome shotgun sequence):
ATAAAGTGCTTgacctagtgcctggcacatagtaagtattcaatTAGCAAAAGTACTCAAAAgagaacataaaatataaaaaatatttgagatcAGGCTTTGTCCAGGGCAGGCATGCACTTGACACATGTCCGTTAAGGGATGCCACCAGGCAAACCCCTGCTCCACATGTCATGGCACCGTTTAGATTCCTTTCCCAACTCAAGACAACAgaaaccataaaatatttttaataaaaatgttttgtgtcaCAGCAAAATTACGTATTTGTAAGACGGTCAAAAGGAATAGGCTATCTCCAACATTACACAGTTGGTTTATATAGACTCCAAAGGAAGTATTTGTCACTCGAGAATGAAATCCACTGAAAGGTTCACAAGAAAAATGTTCCATCTACAGAGTTAGTTTCTGGCAGACACTTCTGGAGCTGGCTGTTGGCTGATCCCAGGAATGTGAATAAAACAATGGCATCTTGTTGTTACTTTCACAGCATGTACTCTTGGTAACAGCTTACCCCTTCCCTCCTTGGGGAAAAATGTAGCTTCCTAGGTCTGCAAGAATTCGGGCTGTACTCGGGCCACTTTCCGGAATTCTTTGGTGTGGGTCTTTGGGCACTGCATCTCACACCAGCTGATGGGAACCATCTGGACACCTAAAAGGGAAAACAGCTCGGTATGAACTGAAGTGTCACTGAGGTACCTAGTGAACCTCCCCTCGTACAGAAAAAAATCTTGTTTATTCCACTGACTTATGGAGTTAAgatattctctttttcttaatttatataagAGAATCATTCTAATCTTAGCAGCATCTACATTCACATTGCTTccgtaataattataaaataagacaaacagccctagctggtttggctcagtggatagagcatcggcctgcggaatgaagggtcccaggttcgattcaagtcaagggcacatgcccaggttgcaggctcgatccccagtagggggtgtgcaggaggcagccaatcagtgattctctctcatcaatgatgtttctatctctctctccctttcccttcctttctgaaatcaataaaaatatatttaaaaaaataagacaaacataGCTTCCAGGGAAAGGTAAGCATGTGGAAGCACGGACCAACTCACCTGATTCACTGTGGGCTACCACCACTCCTAGTTCATTCTCGGCAGTGGTCAGGAGGTAGTTGGACTGTGCATCACCTAGGGAGATCTAGTCACATAACATTGGTGAAGGAAAATGACGGCTTATAAGTCTTCCCTCCCATAGCCACTTGAGTTGTATCTctacttccatttcttcttttaacaaaGGCTCACAAATCTGCTGGGAATAAAGGATACCACTTTGGCCAAGACAATGTCACCTGGGCGAAAACTCTTATAAATTTCAACCTGTAAAGAAAGAACAGGAGTGTCACATGATAGCTCTAGATTAGGTCTACAAGAAACTATTAACCCCTCTGGTAGACTCAGTCTATTTTCTAATCCCAGAGGGTAGACGTCATCATTACTCAAGACAACCAACAACTTTTATTCCTTCTACAGCATCATCATAGAAATGAAAGATTTTGAATCTAATAACCCGGTCAGGAATCTGACTTGGGCAATAGGTAACTCTGAGTAGGTCCAGAGTAAGTCTGAGGAAACAGCAATGAATAAATACCTGGGTTCACAGGCAAAAAGTAAACCAGCCCTGCTCGGGTCAAGAGGATAAACAAAACTCATATGGAGAGGAAACGAACAGTGAGGTGAATTCTACACTTTCCAGGAGGGAACACCTTCAAATTCTTTGGACTCCACATTCCCACAGATCTTTAAAATTCGCtggaataatttaaaagaattgaGTCCTAAAGCCAAAAAAAATAGAACCAACCAACAACCTTGTCTTTTTCAGTAGCGCGGACATCTTccttgctataaaaaaagaaaattaacagaaAGATTAATTATCTGTGAGAAAGAATTATCTTGAAGATGGCTAGCAGACAAAGAGCTGTAAGAACAGAGATCAAGATGTAATTAGGACCCAGCTGTCACCCAGAGGATCAGGATGGAGAAGCATTCTCAGGCCTCACAGAGTGGAGAAAACCACATTTCACATTCTTGGATCACATAGAGCAGCAGGATCAATACCTCTGACTAGAGAAAAGCAGATCAGAATTGGCGAGAA
Coding sequences:
- the EXOSC1 gene encoding exosome complex component CSL4 isoform X2: MWAPHHLRTLFEELSARKMSALLKKTRLLVEIYKSFRPGDIVLAKVISLGDAQSNYLLTTAENELGVVVAHSESGVQMVPISWCEMQCPKTHTKEFRKVARVQPEFLQT